In Erigeron canadensis isolate Cc75 chromosome 1, C_canadensis_v1, whole genome shotgun sequence, a single window of DNA contains:
- the LOC122585198 gene encoding protein DOG1-like 3, with the protein MSIQPNSAAFMAQAMHTDTPNRETFHKFFECWISEQNSYLEELVSASNYNHNDDDEAVLVPLIERVIRHYEHYYQAKSNWEKRDALSMFKPTWRSKLEDAFLWIGGWRPTLAIHLLYSKSGIQLEAKLGDLVRGLTTGDLGDLDASQMKQIDELQRKTIHNERKLSEKYAKLQESAADKSMVELSNVVSEMSRSENRNHDEQNETEEKVQGTLDSKEDDMEELLHMADDLRLETLKAVIDILKPIQAVYFLIAAAELHLRLHEWGKKRDANATENVSTTSNMDSGVHVFT; encoded by the exons ATGTCAATTCAGCCTAATAGCGCTGCTTTTATGGCTCAAGCAATGCATACAGATACTCCCAACCGTGAAACATTCCACAAATTCTTCGAATGTTGGATCTCCGAACAGAATTCGTATCTCGAGGAACTTGTTTCGGCATCTAATTACAACCACAACGACGACGACGAGGCTGTCTTGGTTCCTTTGATAGAAAGAGTTATACGACATTACGAACATTACTATCAAGCCAAATCGAATTGGGAGAAAAGAGACGCTCTTTCCATGTTTAAACCCACTTGGAGGAGCAAACTTGAGGATGCCTTTCTTTGGATTGGAGGGTGGAGGCCAACCTTAGCCATTCATCTATTATACTCCAAATCAG GTATTCAACTAGAAGCTAAACTTGGAGATCTCGTCCGTGGACTAACAACCGGAGATCTAGGTGATTTGGATGCAAGTCAAATGAAGCAAATCGACGAGTTACAAcgaaaaacaatacataatgaACGAAAATTAAGTGAAAAGTATGCGAAACTACAGGAGTCAGCAGCTGACAAATCAATGGTTGAGCTTTCAAACGTGGTATCTGAAATGAGTAGGAGTGAAAACAGGAACCATGACGAACAAAATGAAACTGAGGAGAAAGTGCAAGGGACGTTGGACTCAAAAGAGGATGATATGGAAGAATTGTTACATATGGCGGATGATCTAAGACTAGAGACGTTAAAGGCTGTAATTGACATACTAAAACCGATACAAGCAGTGTATTTTTTGATCGCGGCTGCTGAGCTGCATCTACGGCTACATGAGTGGGGGAAGAAAAGGGACGCAAATGCAACAGAAAATGTTAGCACGACTAGTAACATGGATAGCGGTGTGCACGTATTCACATGA